Proteins encoded together in one Bacillota bacterium window:
- the fusA gene encoding elongation factor G, giving the protein MKQYTTEQLRNICLVGHGGAGKSSFLEAALYSSGHIDRMGKVDEGNTVSDHDPEEVKRNISITTSLGPCVAQGHKVNFIDTPGYFDFVGEVKGALRVADAALIFACAVSGVEVGTEKVWQYAGEQNLPRAFFINKMDRENANFARVVGEIKEIFGSSAAPIQMPIGAETKLVGIVDLLMEKAFYYSDNGRKVEERPIPEELKAQAAEYRAVLLEAVAETDDELLEKFLEGVELTLEEVMRGAKAGILAGKLSPILCGSSLRNIGMKSALDAIIRYFPSPKDFAPAKGLVPRSGSEEKRAPLASAPFSALVFKTMADPYVGKLSLFRVYSGVIKSDSAVLNSTKDATERIGQLFLVRGKTQEVVSEVVAGDIAAVAKLQTTATGDTLSDKEHQIRYKGVVFPLPVTSMAVEPKSKGDEEKIGSSFTRLQEEDLTFVVRRDTETRQTIISGMGELHLEVITSRIARKYGVDLVISLPRVPYRETIRGSVRMEGKHKKQSGGKGQFGHVWIEMEPAEAGVGFDFVDKVVGGSVPRNYIPAVEKGIREVMEEGVLAGYRVVDVRVALVDGSSHAVDSSEMAFKIAGSLAFKKAFMACRPILLEPIMNVEVLVPDADMGTIIGDLNKKRGRILGMEPSGGMQLVRAQAPLAELFKYATDLRSMTQGRASFRTEHAHYEEVPSNVADPIIALAAKKEEE; this is encoded by the coding sequence TGACCATGACCCTGAAGAAGTAAAGCGCAACATCTCTATCACTACCTCGCTCGGGCCTTGTGTGGCACAGGGGCACAAGGTCAACTTTATTGACACGCCGGGCTACTTTGACTTCGTCGGCGAAGTTAAGGGGGCGCTACGCGTCGCAGATGCCGCACTTATTTTCGCCTGCGCTGTTTCGGGAGTAGAAGTAGGCACGGAAAAAGTCTGGCAGTATGCGGGCGAACAGAATTTGCCGCGCGCATTTTTCATCAACAAGATGGACCGTGAAAACGCCAATTTCGCGCGCGTAGTGGGCGAAATTAAAGAGATTTTTGGCAGTAGCGCTGCCCCCATACAGATGCCCATCGGTGCGGAGACTAAGCTCGTGGGTATCGTCGATCTACTAATGGAGAAGGCTTTTTACTATAGCGATAATGGCCGCAAGGTAGAAGAGCGCCCCATACCCGAAGAACTGAAGGCTCAGGCGGCGGAATACCGCGCGGTACTGCTTGAGGCCGTTGCTGAAACTGACGATGAGCTGCTCGAGAAATTCTTAGAGGGCGTGGAGCTTACCCTAGAAGAAGTTATGCGTGGCGCGAAGGCGGGCATCTTGGCGGGCAAACTTAGCCCCATCTTGTGCGGTTCCTCCCTGCGCAATATAGGCATGAAGTCGGCACTTGACGCCATTATACGTTACTTCCCCTCGCCCAAAGATTTTGCCCCGGCAAAGGGTTTGGTCCCTAGGTCGGGTAGTGAAGAGAAAAGGGCCCCGCTTGCTAGCGCGCCTTTCTCCGCCCTCGTCTTTAAGACCATGGCCGACCCCTATGTGGGCAAGCTGTCGCTCTTTAGAGTGTATTCCGGTGTTATTAAATCGGATTCTGCGGTACTAAATAGCACTAAAGACGCCACCGAGCGCATTGGGCAGCTCTTCTTGGTGCGCGGCAAGACGCAGGAGGTGGTCAGCGAAGTTGTGGCCGGAGATATCGCCGCCGTGGCTAAGCTGCAAACTACCGCCACGGGAGACACCCTCTCGGATAAAGAGCATCAGATCCGTTACAAGGGGGTAGTCTTCCCGCTGCCGGTTACTTCCATGGCGGTGGAGCCTAAATCTAAAGGGGACGAAGAGAAAATCGGCAGTTCTTTCACCCGCCTGCAAGAAGAGGATCTCACCTTTGTTGTGCGGCGCGACACCGAAACGCGGCAGACAATTATCTCGGGCATGGGTGAGTTGCATCTTGAAGTCATTACTAGCCGCATCGCCAGAAAGTATGGCGTCGACCTAGTTATTTCGCTGCCACGTGTGCCTTACCGCGAGACTATTCGCGGCTCCGTTCGTATGGAGGGCAAGCACAAGAAACAATCCGGCGGTAAAGGGCAGTTTGGGCATGTGTGGATTGAGATGGAGCCGGCAGAGGCTGGCGTCGGTTTTGATTTTGTCGATAAAGTCGTCGGGGGCTCGGTGCCTCGCAATTACATTCCAGCCGTGGAGAAGGGCATTCGTGAAGTGATGGAAGAGGGCGTTCTCGCCGGCTACAGGGTGGTCGACGTACGTGTCGCCCTGGTAGATGGCTCGTCACATGCGGTGGACTCGTCTGAAATGGCCTTCAAAATAGCTGGCTCGCTCGCCTTTAAAAAGGCCTTTATGGCCTGTCGCCCCATCTTGCTGGAGCCTATTATGAATGTCGAGGTACTAGTGCCCGACGCAGACATGGGCACCATCATCGGCGACTTAAACAAGAAGCGCGGGCGCATCCTCGGTATGGAACCTAGTGGCGGCATGCAGCTAGTAAGGGCGCAGGCCCCGCTAGCCGAGTTGTTCAAGTATGCCACTGACTTGCGCTCTATGACGCAAGGACGGGCCTCGTTTAGAACGGAGCACGCTCACTATGAAGAAGTGCCGAGCAATGTCGCAGACCCCATCATAGCGTTAGCGGCCAAAAAAGAGGAAGAATAA